A genome region from Clostridium sp. JN-9 includes the following:
- the rpsF gene encoding 30S ribosomal protein S6, translated as MRKYETIFILHPSLDEEAVKAGVEKFKGVIENGGGVVENVDSWGKRKLAYEINKVNEGYYTLINFSANPELPKELDRVFRITDSVIRHIIIKNEK; from the coding sequence ATGAGAAAATATGAAACTATATTTATACTACATCCATCATTAGACGAGGAAGCTGTAAAGGCTGGCGTTGAAAAATTCAAAGGTGTAATAGAAAATGGTGGCGGAGTAGTTGAAAATGTTGATTCATGGGGCAAGAGAAAGCTTGCTTATGAAATTAACAAAGTAAATGAAGGATATTATACATTAATAAACTTTAGTGCTAATCCAGAATTACCAAAAGAATTAGACAGAGTTTTTAGAATTACAGATTCAGTTATAAGACATATTATAATAAAAAATGAAAAATAG